The proteins below are encoded in one region of Pelagibacterium flavum:
- the metH gene encoding methionine synthase, protein MGGMGEGGVAVEALKPGSAPVRTAKEGEEILAALTAAARERILILDGAMGTMIQLEKFSEENFRGERFADWPKPLQGNNDLLVITEPKIIEDIHFAYAMAGADLLETNTFSGTTIAQADYGMEALAYEINVAGAQAAKRAAIRAEAEDGKRRFVAGAVGPTNRTASISPDVNNPGYRATSFDQLRIAYGEQIEGLIDGGSDLILIETIFDTLNAKAAVFAAEEVFERKGIRLPVMISGTITDLSGRTLSGQTPTAFWYSLRHAKPFTIGLNCALGANAMRAHLEEISDIADTLVCAYPNAGLPNEFGEYDESPQFMAEQIEGFARDGFLNIVGGCCGSTPEHIAAIAQAVSKYPPRAVPQIEPRLRLSGLEPFTLTDDIPFVNVGERTNVTGSARFKKLITAGDYATALDVARDQVENGAQIIDINMDEGLIDSQQVMVEYLNLVASEPDIARVPVMIDSSKWEVIEAGLKCVQGKAIVNSISMKEGEDKFREQARLCRLYGAAVVVMAFDEDGQADTKERKVEICTRAYRILVDEVGFPPEDIIFDPNIFAVATGIEEHDNYGVDFIEATKEITETLPHVHISGGVSNLSFSFRGNEPVREAMHAVFLYRAIKAGMDMGIVNAGQLAVYESIDPELREACEDVVLNRRSDSTERMLDLAERYKGQGGKEAKAKDLSWREKPVGERISHALVNGITDYIEADTEEARQSFARPLHVIEGPLMDGMNIVGELFGAGKMFLPQVVKSARVMKQAVAYLLPFMEAEADGQRQSAGKILMATVKGDVHDIGKNIVGVVLACNNYEIIDLGVMVPTQKILDTAREQNVDVIGLSGLITPSLDEMVHVAAEMEREGFDIPLMIGGATTSRVHTAVKINPRYNRGSTIYVKDASLAVNVVSKLLSKEAANDYVKTIRQEYETVAEKHRKGEADKKRISLAAARDNSFKPDWSNYTPKAPSFLGTKTFQDWDLGELANYIDWTPFFQAWEFKGAYPKILDDPRQGEAAQQLFADAKVMLERIIDENWFTPKAVVGFWPANRVGDDVQLFTDESRSRELAKFFTLRQQLGKSGDKANLALADFMAEAGTPDYVGGFCVTAGFEEIAIADKFDEENDNYSSILVKALADRFAEAFAERLHEMVRTELWGYADENYAPEELIGEPYQGIRPAPGYPAQPDHTEKTTLFELLNVENEIGVKLTESYAMWPGSSVSGLYFAHPESYYFGVAKVERDQVEDYAKRKGMAIEDVERWLGPVLNYIPGSEKAAG, encoded by the coding sequence ATGGGCGGCATGGGCGAGGGCGGCGTAGCGGTTGAGGCGCTCAAGCCCGGTTCGGCGCCGGTGCGCACGGCCAAAGAGGGCGAGGAGATTCTTGCGGCGCTGACGGCGGCGGCGCGCGAGCGTATCCTCATTCTCGACGGTGCAATGGGCACGATGATCCAGCTCGAAAAGTTCTCGGAGGAAAATTTCCGGGGTGAGCGGTTCGCCGATTGGCCAAAGCCCTTGCAGGGCAATAACGATCTTCTGGTCATCACCGAACCGAAAATCATCGAGGATATTCACTTCGCCTATGCCATGGCGGGGGCGGATCTTTTAGAAACCAACACGTTTTCAGGCACCACCATCGCCCAGGCCGATTACGGCATGGAGGCGCTGGCCTATGAGATCAACGTGGCGGGGGCGCAGGCGGCAAAGCGCGCCGCGATCCGCGCCGAGGCCGAGGACGGCAAGCGCCGGTTCGTGGCTGGTGCCGTCGGGCCAACCAACCGCACGGCGTCGATTTCGCCCGACGTCAACAATCCGGGCTATCGCGCCACCAGTTTCGATCAGTTGCGCATCGCCTATGGCGAGCAGATCGAGGGACTGATCGATGGCGGGTCAGACCTGATCCTGATCGAGACGATCTTCGATACGCTCAACGCCAAGGCGGCGGTGTTTGCGGCCGAAGAGGTGTTCGAGCGCAAGGGCATTCGCCTGCCGGTGATGATTTCGGGCACGATCACCGACCTTTCCGGCCGCACGCTGTCGGGGCAGACCCCGACAGCGTTCTGGTATTCGCTACGCCACGCCAAGCCGTTCACCATCGGGCTCAACTGCGCGCTGGGCGCCAACGCCATGCGCGCCCATCTGGAGGAAATCTCCGATATCGCGGATACCTTGGTCTGCGCCTATCCCAATGCGGGCCTGCCCAATGAATTCGGCGAATATGACGAGAGCCCGCAATTCATGGCCGAGCAGATCGAAGGGTTTGCGCGGGATGGGTTTTTGAACATCGTGGGCGGGTGTTGCGGGTCGACGCCCGAACATATCGCGGCGATTGCGCAGGCGGTTTCGAAGTACCCGCCGCGCGCGGTCCCCCAGATCGAGCCGCGCCTGCGGCTGTCGGGGCTCGAACCGTTTACGCTTACCGATGACATTCCATTCGTCAATGTGGGCGAGCGCACCAACGTCACCGGCTCGGCGCGGTTCAAAAAACTCATCACCGCCGGCGATTACGCGACCGCGCTCGATGTCGCGCGCGACCAGGTGGAAAACGGCGCGCAGATCATCGACATCAACATGGACGAAGGGTTGATCGACAGTCAGCAGGTGATGGTCGAATACCTCAACCTCGTCGCGTCCGAGCCCGATATCGCGCGGGTGCCGGTGATGATCGATTCCTCGAAATGGGAGGTGATCGAGGCGGGGCTGAAATGCGTTCAGGGCAAAGCCATCGTCAATTCCATTTCCATGAAGGAAGGCGAGGACAAGTTTCGCGAACAGGCGCGGCTGTGCCGGCTGTATGGCGCCGCGGTGGTCGTCATGGCGTTCGACGAGGACGGGCAGGCCGATACCAAAGAGCGCAAGGTGGAAATCTGCACTCGCGCCTATCGCATCCTTGTCGACGAGGTTGGGTTTCCGCCCGAAGACATCATTTTCGATCCCAATATCTTCGCTGTCGCCACCGGCATCGAGGAGCACGACAATTACGGGGTCGACTTCATCGAGGCGACAAAGGAAATCACCGAAACGCTGCCCCATGTGCACATTTCGGGTGGTGTTTCGAACCTCTCGTTCTCGTTCCGCGGCAATGAGCCGGTGCGCGAGGCCATGCACGCTGTATTCCTCTACCGCGCCATCAAGGCGGGCATGGATATGGGCATCGTCAATGCCGGCCAGCTTGCTGTCTATGAATCGATCGATCCCGAATTGCGCGAGGCGTGCGAGGACGTGGTTCTCAACCGGCGGTCCGATTCCACCGAGCGCATGCTCGATCTTGCCGAACGCTACAAGGGGCAGGGCGGCAAGGAAGCGAAAGCCAAGGATCTAAGCTGGCGCGAAAAGCCGGTCGGGGAGCGGATTTCGCACGCGCTGGTCAACGGCATCACCGACTATATCGAGGCCGATACCGAGGAAGCGCGCCAGAGTTTCGCGCGCCCGCTGCATGTGATCGAAGGGCCGTTGATGGACGGCATGAACATTGTTGGCGAGCTGTTCGGTGCGGGCAAGATGTTCCTGCCGCAGGTGGTCAAATCGGCGCGCGTCATGAAACAGGCGGTGGCCTATCTCCTCCCGTTCATGGAAGCGGAAGCAGACGGCCAGCGCCAGAGCGCGGGCAAGATCCTGATGGCGACGGTCAAGGGCGACGTGCACGATATCGGCAAGAACATCGTGGGCGTGGTTCTGGCCTGCAACAATTACGAGATCATCGATCTTGGCGTCATGGTGCCGACCCAGAAGATCCTCGATACCGCTCGTGAGCAGAATGTGGACGTGATCGGGCTATCGGGCCTCATCACCCCCTCGCTCGACGAGATGGTGCATGTGGCGGCCGAAATGGAACGCGAAGGCTTTGACATTCCGCTGATGATCGGCGGGGCGACGACGTCGCGCGTGCATACGGCGGTCAAGATCAACCCGCGCTACAATCGCGGCTCGACCATCTATGTGAAGGACGCTTCGCTGGCGGTGAACGTGGTCTCCAAGCTGCTCTCGAAAGAGGCGGCCAATGATTACGTCAAGACAATCCGCCAGGAATACGAGACGGTTGCCGAAAAGCACCGCAAGGGCGAGGCGGACAAGAAGCGCATTTCGCTCGCTGCGGCGCGGGACAATTCGTTCAAGCCCGACTGGTCGAACTACACGCCAAAGGCGCCGTCGTTTCTGGGCACAAAGACCTTCCAGGATTGGGATCTGGGCGAACTGGCCAACTATATAGACTGGACGCCGTTCTTTCAGGCCTGGGAATTCAAGGGCGCTTACCCGAAAATTCTTGACGACCCGCGGCAGGGCGAAGCGGCGCAGCAGCTTTTTGCCGACGCGAAAGTCATGCTTGAGCGCATCATCGATGAAAACTGGTTCACGCCCAAAGCCGTTGTCGGATTCTGGCCGGCCAACCGGGTCGGGGACGATGTGCAGCTTTTCACCGATGAAAGCCGGTCGCGTGAGTTGGCGAAATTCTTCACCCTGCGCCAGCAGCTCGGCAAATCGGGCGACAAGGCCAATCTGGCACTGGCCGATTTCATGGCCGAGGCGGGGACGCCCGATTATGTCGGCGGGTTCTGCGTCACCGCCGGGTTCGAGGAAATCGCCATCGCCGATAAGTTCGACGAAGAGAACGACAATTATTCCTCGATCCTCGTCAAGGCGCTGGCCGACCGGTTCGCCGAAGCCTTTGCCGAGCGGCTGCACGAAATGGTGCGGACCGAGCTTTGGGGCTATGCCGATGAAAACTATGCGCCTGAAGAGCTGATCGGCGAGCCCTATCAGGGCATCCGTCCGGCGCCGGGCTATCCGGCCCAGCCCGACCACACCGAAAAGACCACGCTGTTTGAATTGCTTAACGTGGAAAACGAAATCGGGGTCAAGCTCACCGAAAGCTATGCCATGTGGCCGGGCTCGTCGGTGTCGGGGCTCTATTTCGCCCATCCCGAAAGCTATTATTTCGGCGTTGCCAAGGTCGAGCGCGATCAGGTCGAGGACTATGCGAAGCGCAAGGGCATGGCGATCGAGGATGTGGAACGCTGGCTGGGGCCGGTGCTCAATTATATTCCGGGAAGCGAGAAGGCGGCGGGGTAA
- the purU gene encoding formyltetrahydrofolate deformylase, giving the protein MPNFILTLSCADKPGIVSGVTSELFSLGANIAESNQFWDRDTDKFFMRIGFTAPGGVDKDAVERALKPVIERFEMKTAVIDEARVPRIVILVSKFDHAMLHLLYQIKVGALRAEVAAIISNHEDARSIAQAEGVPFYHLPVAKGQKAEQEAEVLKIIKAADADLVVLARYMQILSDQLSTRLFGKVINIHHSFLPSFKGAKPYHQAHERGVKIIGATAHYVTPDLDEGPIIEQETARVTHAMSPEDLIAVGRDIESRVLGRAVKSHLENRVMLNGHKTVVFA; this is encoded by the coding sequence ATGCCCAATTTCATCCTCACTTTGTCCTGTGCCGACAAGCCCGGGATCGTCTCTGGCGTGACGAGCGAATTGTTCTCTTTGGGCGCAAATATCGCCGAGTCCAACCAGTTCTGGGACAGGGATACCGACAAGTTCTTCATGCGCATCGGATTTACAGCGCCCGGTGGCGTGGACAAGGATGCCGTGGAACGGGCGCTCAAACCGGTGATCGAGCGGTTCGAGATGAAGACCGCCGTGATCGATGAAGCGCGGGTGCCGCGAATCGTCATCCTGGTCTCCAAATTCGACCACGCCATGCTGCATCTGCTCTACCAGATCAAGGTGGGCGCGCTGCGGGCAGAGGTCGCTGCGATCATCTCCAACCATGAAGATGCGCGCTCGATCGCACAGGCTGAAGGCGTTCCGTTCTATCATCTGCCCGTCGCCAAAGGACAGAAGGCGGAGCAGGAGGCCGAGGTGCTCAAAATCATCAAGGCGGCGGATGCCGATCTTGTGGTTCTGGCGCGGTATATGCAGATCCTGTCCGACCAGCTTTCAACGCGGCTTTTCGGCAAGGTCATCAATATCCACCACTCGTTCCTGCCCTCGTTCAAGGGCGCCAAGCCCTATCATCAGGCCCATGAGCGCGGCGTGAAGATCATCGGCGCGACGGCCCATTACGTAACCCCGGATCTGGACGAAGGCCCGATCATCGAACAGGAAACAGCGCGGGTGACGCACGCGATGAGCCCTGAGGATCTGATCGCGGTGGGCCGCGATATCGAGAGCCGGGTTCTGGGCCGGGCGGTCAAGAGCCATCTTGAAAACCGCGTCATGCTCAACGGGCACAAGACAGTCGTTTTCGCTTAA
- the folD gene encoding bifunctional methylenetetrahydrofolate dehydrogenase/methenyltetrahydrofolate cyclohydrolase FolD has translation MTARIIDGKAVAASAIERVKAGAAAFTAANGMPPGLAVVLVGEDAASQVYVASKGRMAKECGFYSVQHTLAADTTQDDLLALIGTLNADPAIHGILVQLPLPGHLDERTTIGALDPAKDVDGLHDVSIGRLASGQVDKTLVPCTPKGCMELLDTVYPDGISGLTAVVVGRSNLVGRPVAALLQHANATATIAHSRTRDLPGLCRGADIVVAAIGRPQFIKGDWIKQGATVIDVGINRIAAPEKGEGKTRLVGDVDFAAASERAGAITPVPGGVGPMTIAMLMANTLKAAEQSVS, from the coding sequence ATGACCGCACGGATTATCGATGGCAAGGCGGTTGCCGCTTCGGCAATCGAGCGGGTCAAGGCAGGTGCGGCGGCGTTTACGGCGGCCAACGGGATGCCGCCGGGGCTGGCGGTCGTGCTGGTGGGCGAGGATGCGGCGAGCCAGGTCTATGTGGCGTCCAAGGGCCGGATGGCCAAGGAATGCGGGTTTTATTCGGTCCAGCATACGCTTGCGGCAGACACCACGCAGGATGATCTTCTGGCGCTGATCGGCACGCTCAATGCCGATCCGGCCATCCACGGCATTCTGGTGCAATTGCCGTTGCCCGGCCATCTGGACGAACGCACGACCATCGGCGCGCTCGACCCGGCCAAGGACGTGGATGGGCTCCACGATGTTTCCATCGGCCGGCTGGCATCGGGGCAGGTGGACAAGACGCTGGTGCCGTGTACGCCCAAAGGCTGCATGGAGCTGCTCGATACTGTCTATCCCGACGGGATTTCGGGGCTGACGGCCGTTGTCGTCGGCCGATCCAACCTTGTGGGACGTCCGGTGGCAGCGCTGCTCCAGCACGCCAATGCCACGGCCACCATCGCCCATTCGCGGACCCGCGATCTGCCCGGTCTGTGCCGGGGTGCCGATATCGTTGTGGCGGCGATCGGGAGGCCCCAATTCATCAAGGGCGACTGGATCAAACAGGGGGCCACGGTGATCGATGTGGGCATCAACCGCATCGCCGCTCCCGAAAAGGGCGAGGGCAAGACACGGCTGGTCGGCGACGTCGATTTTGCCGCCGCGTCCGAGCGCGCCGGGGCGATCACGCCGGTGCCGGGCGGGGTGGGGCCGATGACGATTGCCATGCTGATGGCCAATACGCTCAAGGCCGCCGAGCAGAGCGTTTCCTGA
- a CDS encoding beta-N-acetylhexosaminidase: MPTPSFRLEADWNPEIATPGQLKITLVNTGQEQVEGFALGVTSLFRIKPDSPIGGARLLEQLSNYHLLAPEDGFVLEPGGRWEIVAKQISHTLRHYTYGPKSAAVTLADGTMVLPEIAPMTLKGEPGSPTIVHPARRPLPEGETAISVIPFPAAVEVTGNSVPAMIGFGEGPELAYNSYEVTADLARRLFPGETLFGDGLPVRCLAGARLDQGAYEIVFGETVTLRAGDADGFQHGFITLAQMLRGAQKHPEDFTFPTSGTISDAPRFDWRGSHLDVARQVYTTEEIIAFLDTMAWNKLNRFHIHLNDDEGWRLDVPDYPELAEKAAWRGPGEILPPLLGSPFERHGLVYRAADVTAMVDHGLSLGIQTIPEIDIPGHCYCVLKALPQLVDPDETGIYRSVQYFPNNALNPALDETYKFLEAVIKTLVELFPAKWIHIGGDEVADEAWAGSPQARSLQGPNGWQGTFELQSHFLKQIQSLLKKYGKDTGAWEEAALGGGVDPDRSYLVAWKKSESGRDLALAGYDVVLAPAEHAYFDMAQSTEWWEPGASWAGTVSVETCYAFDPAHDWPAEVQDKLIGIQSCLWSENLANRALFDHLTYPRLSAIAETAWSPRAAKDFARFMAIQTLMPKARLG, from the coding sequence ATGCCCACGCCCTCGTTCCGCCTCGAAGCGGACTGGAACCCGGAAATCGCGACCCCCGGCCAGCTCAAGATCACCCTGGTCAACACCGGACAAGAGCAGGTCGAAGGCTTTGCCCTCGGCGTTACCTCGCTGTTCCGCATCAAGCCCGACAGTCCCATCGGCGGCGCGCGGTTGCTCGAGCAGTTGTCCAATTACCACCTGCTCGCGCCCGAGGACGGCTTCGTTCTCGAACCCGGCGGACGCTGGGAGATCGTGGCAAAACAGATTTCCCACACCCTGCGCCACTACACCTACGGCCCCAAATCCGCCGCCGTGACGCTGGCCGATGGCACCATGGTGCTGCCCGAAATCGCCCCGATGACGCTGAAGGGAGAGCCCGGTTCACCCACCATCGTCCACCCGGCCCGCCGGCCCTTGCCTGAGGGCGAAACGGCGATCAGCGTCATCCCCTTCCCGGCCGCCGTGGAGGTCACCGGCAATTCGGTGCCAGCCATGATCGGTTTCGGCGAGGGACCCGAGCTCGCCTATAATTCATACGAAGTCACAGCCGATCTGGCCCGCCGCCTGTTTCCCGGCGAAACCCTGTTCGGCGACGGACTGCCGGTCCGGTGCCTGGCCGGAGCACGGCTCGACCAAGGCGCCTACGAGATCGTCTTCGGAGAAACCGTGACTCTCAGAGCCGGCGATGCCGATGGTTTCCAGCACGGCTTCATAACCCTGGCCCAGATGCTGCGCGGCGCGCAAAAACACCCCGAAGATTTCACCTTCCCGACATCGGGCACCATATCGGACGCCCCGCGCTTTGACTGGCGCGGCAGCCATCTCGATGTGGCGCGTCAGGTGTACACAACCGAAGAGATCATCGCTTTCCTCGACACCATGGCCTGGAACAAGCTCAACCGCTTCCATATCCACCTCAACGACGATGAGGGTTGGCGGCTCGATGTGCCCGACTATCCCGAACTTGCCGAAAAGGCCGCATGGCGCGGCCCCGGCGAAATCCTGCCGCCCCTGCTCGGCTCGCCGTTTGAACGGCACGGGCTGGTCTATCGCGCCGCTGATGTGACGGCCATGGTCGATCACGGGCTGAGCCTGGGTATCCAGACCATCCCCGAAATCGATATCCCCGGTCACTGCTATTGCGTGCTCAAGGCCCTGCCCCAACTCGTCGATCCCGACGAGACTGGCATCTACCGCTCGGTGCAGTATTTCCCCAACAACGCGCTCAACCCCGCTTTGGACGAGACCTATAAATTCCTCGAAGCGGTCATAAAGACGCTGGTCGAATTGTTTCCGGCCAAATGGATCCATATCGGCGGCGACGAGGTGGCCGACGAAGCCTGGGCCGGATCGCCCCAGGCCAGATCCCTGCAGGGGCCCAATGGCTGGCAGGGCACCTTCGAGCTTCAGTCCCATTTCCTCAAGCAGATACAATCCCTGCTGAAAAAATACGGCAAGGATACCGGCGCCTGGGAAGAAGCTGCATTGGGCGGCGGGGTCGATCCCGACCGCTCCTATCTGGTCGCCTGGAAGAAATCGGAGAGCGGCCGCGATCTGGCGCTGGCCGGCTATGACGTGGTGCTGGCTCCCGCCGAACACGCCTATTTCGACATGGCCCAATCGACCGAGTGGTGGGAGCCGGGCGCCAGCTGGGCGGGCACGGTCTCGGTCGAAACCTGCTACGCCTTCGATCCGGCTCATGATTGGCCGGCCGAGGTGCAGGACAAGCTGATCGGCATCCAATCATGCCTGTGGAGCGAGAACCTCGCCAATCGGGCCCTGTTCGATCATCTGACCTATCCGCGCCTCTCGGCCATAGCCGAAACCGCATGGAGCCCGCGCGCTGCCAAGGATTTCGCCCGCTTCATGGCCATCCAGACGCTGATGCCGAAGGCGCGGCTGGGCTGA